Proteins found in one Microtus pennsylvanicus isolate mMicPen1 chromosome 14, mMicPen1.hap1, whole genome shotgun sequence genomic segment:
- the Ap4s1 gene encoding AP-4 complex subunit sigma-1 isoform X4: MIKFFLMVNRQGQTRLSKYYEHVEINKRTVLETEVIKSCLSRSSEQCSFIEYKDFKLIYRQYAALFIVVGVNDTENEMAIYEFIHNFVEVLDEYFSRVSELDIMFNLDKVHIILDEMLLNGCIVETNRARILAPLLILDKMSDS, translated from the exons ATGATAAAGTTCTTCCTTATGGTGAACAGACAGGGCCAGACCCGACTGTCTAAGTACTATGAGCACGTGGAGATTAATAAGCGCACAGTTCTGGAAACGGAGGTCATCAAGAGTTGTCTGTCTCGATCCAGCGAACAA TGCTCGTTCATTGAATATAAGGATTTTAAGCTGATCTATCGGCAATATGCAGCTCTCTTCATCGTGGTCGGAGTCAATGACACCGAG AATGAGATGGCCATTTATGAATTCATACACAATTTCGTAGAAGTTTTAGACGAGTACTTCAGCCGAGTG agtgAACTAGAT ATAATGTTTAATTTGGATAAAGTCCACATCATTTTGGATGAGATGCTGCTGAATGGCTGCATTGTGGAAACGAACAGAGCGAGAATCCTTGCCCCTCTCCTGATCCTCGACAAGATGTCGGACAGCTGA
- the Ap4s1 gene encoding AP-4 complex subunit sigma-1 isoform X6 codes for MIKFFLMVNRQGQTRLSKYYEHVEINKRTVLETEVIKSCLSRSSEQCSFIEYKDFKLIYRQYAALFIVVGVNDTENEMAIYEFIHNFVEVLDEYFSRVSELDVSFSRTFPMLCGKAHSRCNR; via the exons ATGATAAAGTTCTTCCTTATGGTGAACAGACAGGGCCAGACCCGACTGTCTAAGTACTATGAGCACGTGGAGATTAATAAGCGCACAGTTCTGGAAACGGAGGTCATCAAGAGTTGTCTGTCTCGATCCAGCGAACAA TGCTCGTTCATTGAATATAAGGATTTTAAGCTGATCTATCGGCAATATGCAGCTCTCTTCATCGTGGTCGGAGTCAATGACACCGAG AATGAGATGGCCATTTATGAATTCATACACAATTTCGTAGAAGTTTTAGACGAGTACTTCAGCCGAGTG agtgAACTAGATGTATCCTTTTCCAGAACATTTCCCATGCTATGTGGCAAAGCCCACTCTAGGTGTAACAG ATAA
- the Ap4s1 gene encoding AP-4 complex subunit sigma-1 isoform X5, translated as MIKFFLMVNRQGQTRLSKYYEHVEINKRTVLETEVIKSCLSRSSEQCSFIEYKDFKLIYRQYAALFIVVGVNDTENEMAIYEFIHNFVEVLDEYFSRVSELDVSFSRTFPMLCGKAHSRCNSFSSAWQRRQLRCRPRRVLVGR; from the exons ATGATAAAGTTCTTCCTTATGGTGAACAGACAGGGCCAGACCCGACTGTCTAAGTACTATGAGCACGTGGAGATTAATAAGCGCACAGTTCTGGAAACGGAGGTCATCAAGAGTTGTCTGTCTCGATCCAGCGAACAA TGCTCGTTCATTGAATATAAGGATTTTAAGCTGATCTATCGGCAATATGCAGCTCTCTTCATCGTGGTCGGAGTCAATGACACCGAG AATGAGATGGCCATTTATGAATTCATACACAATTTCGTAGAAGTTTTAGACGAGTACTTCAGCCGAGTG agtgAACTAGATGTATCCTTTTCCAGAACATTTCCCATGCTATGTGGCAAAGCCCACTCTAGGTGTAACAG TTTTTCTTCTGCCTGGCAAAGAAGACAGCTGAGGTGCAGGCCAAGAAGGGTGCTTGTGGGTAGGTAG
- the Ap4s1 gene encoding AP-4 complex subunit sigma-1 isoform X3, which produces MIKFFLMVNRQGQTRLSKYYEHVEINKRTVLETEVIKSCLSRSSEQCSFIEYKDFKLIYRQYAALFIVVGVNDTENEMAIYEFIHNFVEVLDEYFSRVSELDVSFSRTFPMLCGKAHSRCNSQCQRPASTRMPLVRAEALGPEN; this is translated from the exons ATGATAAAGTTCTTCCTTATGGTGAACAGACAGGGCCAGACCCGACTGTCTAAGTACTATGAGCACGTGGAGATTAATAAGCGCACAGTTCTGGAAACGGAGGTCATCAAGAGTTGTCTGTCTCGATCCAGCGAACAA TGCTCGTTCATTGAATATAAGGATTTTAAGCTGATCTATCGGCAATATGCAGCTCTCTTCATCGTGGTCGGAGTCAATGACACCGAG AATGAGATGGCCATTTATGAATTCATACACAATTTCGTAGAAGTTTTAGACGAGTACTTCAGCCGAGTG agtgAACTAGATGTATCCTTTTCCAGAACATTTCCCATGCTATGTGGCAAAGCCCACTCTAGGTGTAACAG CCagtgtcagagaccagcttccaCAAGGATGCCACTTGTCAGGGCAGAGGCACTGGGACCAGAAAATTAA
- the Ap4s1 gene encoding AP-4 complex subunit sigma-1 isoform X2: MIKFFLMVNRQGQTRLSKYYEHVEINKRTVLETEVIKSCLSRSSEQNEMAIYEFIHNFVEVLDEYFSRVSELDVSFSRTFPMLCGKAHSRCNRDRCLVQSSSKRQRPTAEYWWSLGNLRKALKRLFSNLTVSCLMLSEFHDHHDNVLIHTVTFY, from the exons ATGATAAAGTTCTTCCTTATGGTGAACAGACAGGGCCAGACCCGACTGTCTAAGTACTATGAGCACGTGGAGATTAATAAGCGCACAGTTCTGGAAACGGAGGTCATCAAGAGTTGTCTGTCTCGATCCAGCGAACAA AATGAGATGGCCATTTATGAATTCATACACAATTTCGTAGAAGTTTTAGACGAGTACTTCAGCCGAGTG agtgAACTAGATGTATCCTTTTCCAGAACATTTCCCATGCTATGTGGCAAAGCCCACTCTAGGTGTAACAG AGACCGGTGCCTCGTCCAGTCTTCATcaaagaggcagagacccacagccgaATATTGGTGGAGCTTGGGGAATCTGAGAAAAGCTTTGAAAAGATTGTTCAGCAACCTGACagtgagctgcctgatgttgTCAGAATTTCATGATCACCACGACAATGTGCTTATTCACACTGTTACTTTTTACTAA
- the Ap4s1 gene encoding AP-4 complex subunit sigma-1 isoform X1: protein MIKFFLMVNRQGQTRLSKYYEHVEINKRTVLETEVIKSCLSRSSEQCSFIEYKDFKLIYRQYAALFIVVGVNDTENEMAIYEFIHNFVEVLDEYFSRVSELDVSFSRTFPMLCGKAHSRCNRDRCLVQSSSKRQRPTAEYWWSLGNLRKALKRLFSNLTVSCLMLSEFHDHHDNVLIHTVTFY from the exons ATGATAAAGTTCTTCCTTATGGTGAACAGACAGGGCCAGACCCGACTGTCTAAGTACTATGAGCACGTGGAGATTAATAAGCGCACAGTTCTGGAAACGGAGGTCATCAAGAGTTGTCTGTCTCGATCCAGCGAACAA TGCTCGTTCATTGAATATAAGGATTTTAAGCTGATCTATCGGCAATATGCAGCTCTCTTCATCGTGGTCGGAGTCAATGACACCGAG AATGAGATGGCCATTTATGAATTCATACACAATTTCGTAGAAGTTTTAGACGAGTACTTCAGCCGAGTG agtgAACTAGATGTATCCTTTTCCAGAACATTTCCCATGCTATGTGGCAAAGCCCACTCTAGGTGTAACAG AGACCGGTGCCTCGTCCAGTCTTCATcaaagaggcagagacccacagccgaATATTGGTGGAGCTTGGGGAATCTGAGAAAAGCTTTGAAAAGATTGTTCAGCAACCTGACagtgagctgcctgatgttgTCAGAATTTCATGATCACCACGACAATGTGCTTATTCACACTGTTACTTTTTACTAA